In Myxococcota bacterium, a single window of DNA contains:
- a CDS encoding TIGR03617 family F420-dependent LLM class oxidoreductase — protein sequence MHVTATMGADVPLADVAAHARRVEALGYDRLSVPEARHDGLLASHAALLATESLQIGTGVLVAFARSPMLVAQGAWDLHACSGGRFELGLGTQIKANIQGRFGMPWSAPAARMRDFVGAVRACFDAFQNGAPLQFESESYRLDRLQPFFNPGPLPSGPPAILLGAVGPVMTRTAGEVADAIQTHPTNSEARYLREVMRPRLDEGQKRAGRAERVEIAAGPLIATGPDADTVARERRKARETLVFTLSTPAYWPALEHHGWKAVGETLRDYTREGRWAEMDGVLPEEVVEAFVPTATYAEIADRVLAQYGGTCERILFPVPEDPAQDAAAREAIRALRAG from the coding sequence ATGCACGTGACTGCGACGATGGGTGCCGACGTGCCGCTGGCCGACGTCGCGGCCCACGCCCGCCGCGTCGAGGCCCTCGGATACGATCGACTCTCGGTGCCCGAGGCACGGCACGATGGCCTGCTCGCCAGTCATGCGGCGCTCCTGGCCACCGAGTCGCTCCAGATCGGGACCGGTGTGCTCGTGGCCTTCGCACGCAGCCCGATGCTCGTGGCCCAGGGCGCGTGGGATCTCCACGCCTGCTCCGGCGGGCGCTTCGAACTCGGCCTCGGCACCCAGATCAAGGCGAACATCCAGGGGCGCTTCGGCATGCCGTGGAGCGCGCCGGCCGCGCGCATGCGCGACTTCGTCGGGGCGGTCCGCGCCTGCTTCGACGCGTTCCAGAACGGCGCGCCCCTGCAATTCGAGAGCGAGAGCTATCGACTCGACCGGCTGCAGCCCTTCTTCAACCCCGGTCCCCTGCCGAGTGGGCCGCCGGCGATCCTGCTCGGTGCGGTCGGTCCGGTCATGACGCGCACCGCGGGGGAGGTCGCTGACGCGATTCAGACCCACCCGACCAACAGCGAGGCGCGCTACCTGCGCGAGGTGATGCGCCCGCGGCTCGACGAAGGTCAGAAGCGCGCGGGCCGCGCCGAGCGCGTCGAGATCGCGGCGGGTCCCTTGATCGCGACGGGTCCGGACGCCGATACGGTGGCGCGCGAACGTCGGAAGGCGCGCGAGACGCTGGTCTTCACCTTGAGCACGCCGGCGTACTGGCCGGCCCTCGAGCACCACGGCTGGAAGGCGGTCGGCGAAACCCTGCGCGACTACACGCGCGAAGGGCGCTGGGCGGAGATGGATGGCGTGCTGCCCGAGGAGGTGGTCGAAGCGTTCGTGCCGACGGCAACGTACGCCGAGATCGCCGATCGCGTGCTCGCGCAGTACGGCGGCACCTGCGAGCGCATCCTGTTCCCGGTTCCCGAGGATCCGGCCCAGGACGCTGCCGCGCGCGAAGCGATCCGCGCGCTGCGCGCCGGCTGA
- a CDS encoding Rieske 2Fe-2S domain-containing protein yields the protein MAPRVADVVNADATLIQRSAWSDPDLYALEKVAIFGKSWLFLAHDSQIPEPGDFVQAYMCETPVIVVRGRDGRVHAHVNSCTHRGLPVCRADRGNTAKFICPYHNWTYSIEGKLQAIPQARHLQHAPDKSTLGLKAVPRLESWNGMWFGCFDPEVVSLADYLGDMRWYLDAFFGRFAEGVEFVGSPQRWVIDANWKLPVENQLGDVNHGPFLHAAVIPPEANAEVFERGVSAVAEPGHGATFRWMPEDAPVESVAWGFEGMASLLAPEVHDYLREIQARAAERVGPARARMKGLTYGVFPNLSFLWSNTAFKVSHPRGPGRVEYWSWSVVPADAPEAFKKILRGNHTAFFGAGGILEQEDSEAWMQQYVGSRIDFAEDRPYYYGLGLGEEKPHPELPGLVSVTANEFYARHFFLRWRDALLEAERDREAERDRDAG from the coding sequence ATGGCCCCGCGAGTCGCCGACGTCGTCAACGCCGATGCCACCCTGATCCAGCGCAGCGCCTGGAGTGATCCCGACCTCTACGCGCTCGAGAAGGTGGCGATCTTCGGGAAGAGCTGGCTCTTCCTCGCCCACGACTCCCAGATCCCCGAGCCGGGCGACTTCGTCCAGGCCTACATGTGCGAAACCCCGGTGATCGTCGTGCGCGGGCGCGATGGACGCGTGCACGCCCACGTGAACAGCTGCACGCATCGGGGGCTGCCCGTGTGTCGCGCCGATCGGGGGAACACGGCGAAGTTCATCTGCCCCTACCACAACTGGACGTACTCGATCGAAGGCAAGCTCCAGGCGATTCCCCAGGCGCGACATCTGCAGCACGCGCCGGACAAGAGCACCCTCGGGTTGAAGGCCGTGCCGCGTCTCGAGAGCTGGAACGGGATGTGGTTCGGGTGTTTCGACCCCGAGGTGGTGTCGCTGGCGGACTACCTCGGCGACATGCGCTGGTACCTCGACGCCTTCTTCGGACGCTTCGCGGAGGGCGTCGAGTTCGTGGGCTCGCCCCAGCGCTGGGTGATCGACGCGAACTGGAAGCTCCCGGTCGAGAACCAGCTCGGCGACGTCAATCACGGGCCGTTCCTCCACGCCGCCGTGATTCCGCCCGAGGCCAACGCCGAGGTCTTCGAGCGCGGCGTCAGCGCCGTTGCCGAGCCCGGACACGGGGCCACCTTCCGCTGGATGCCCGAGGACGCGCCGGTCGAGAGTGTGGCCTGGGGCTTCGAGGGCATGGCCTCCCTGCTGGCACCCGAGGTGCACGACTACCTGCGCGAGATCCAGGCGCGCGCCGCCGAGCGCGTCGGCCCGGCGCGCGCGCGCATGAAGGGCCTGACCTACGGCGTGTTTCCCAACCTCTCGTTCCTGTGGTCGAACACGGCCTTCAAGGTGTCCCACCCGCGTGGACCGGGGCGGGTCGAGTACTGGTCGTGGTCGGTGGTTCCGGCCGACGCGCCCGAGGCCTTCAAGAAGATCCTGCGCGGCAACCACACGGCGTTCTTCGGCGCCGGCGGCATCCTCGAACAGGAGGACTCGGAGGCCTGGATGCAGCAGTACGTCGGCAGTCGCATCGACTTCGCGGAGGACCGGCCGTACTACTACGGGCTCGGCCTCGGCGAGGAGAAACCCCACCCCGAGCTGCCCGGGCTCGTGAGCGTGACGGCGAACGAGTTCTACGCGCGCCACTTCTTCCTGCGCTGGCGGGACGCCCTGCTCGAGGCCGAACGAGATCGCGAAGCCGAGCGAGACCGCGATGCCGGCTGA
- a CDS encoding nuclear transport factor 2 family protein has product MSKEATRETVERMWAALGRMDWAEMKSCLHPEIFYQDVPTDDPGARGPENVEKRLRIAFDHLERQDQVLHHLAIDGDVVFLDHTETWTFKTGETAAHKFVTLHEMRDGKISLWSDYWDVNKFVSQYPQWFLEVMAKHSASDFGN; this is encoded by the coding sequence GTGTCGAAAGAAGCCACCCGTGAGACCGTGGAACGCATGTGGGCCGCCCTGGGCCGCATGGACTGGGCGGAGATGAAGTCCTGTCTGCATCCCGAGATCTTCTACCAGGACGTTCCCACCGACGATCCGGGCGCGCGTGGCCCCGAGAACGTCGAGAAGCGGCTGCGCATCGCCTTCGATCACCTCGAACGGCAGGACCAGGTGTTGCACCACCTCGCCATCGATGGCGACGTCGTGTTCCTGGATCACACCGAAACCTGGACCTTCAAGACGGGCGAGACCGCGGCCCACAAGTTCGTGACGCTCCACGAGATGCGGGACGGCAAGATCTCGCTGTGGAGCGACTACTGGGACGTGAACAAGTTCGTGAGCCAGTACCCCCAGTGGTTTCTCGAGGTCATGGCAAAGCACAGCGCTTCCGACTTCGGGAACTGA
- a CDS encoding SDR family oxidoreductase — MDRLTDRRVLVVGASSGLGLAAAQAIAAEGAHTCFAARRRDRIEAAARAAGEKHLAVVCDVRDESSCRAAVARTVEAFGRLDAVVYAPGISSFCPIEEIDAATWREVLDTNLIGASLVLNSAIAHLDASAGKAVVMSSIVIDDRPPRPEQATYVVSKVALETLVQAWQGEHRRVSFTTMAIGDALSEFGVGLDPAKLAHIVERWSAEGYMYGRMMDAESVAAEVVNALASRETIRRIAITPRYQESESAE, encoded by the coding sequence GTGGACCGCCTCACCGACCGCCGGGTGCTGGTCGTCGGTGCCTCGTCGGGACTGGGTCTCGCCGCGGCCCAGGCGATCGCGGCCGAGGGTGCGCACACCTGCTTTGCTGCACGCCGTCGTGACCGGATCGAGGCCGCGGCGCGGGCCGCCGGCGAGAAGCACCTCGCCGTCGTGTGCGACGTGCGCGACGAATCGTCCTGTCGCGCCGCCGTCGCGCGGACCGTCGAGGCCTTCGGGCGCCTCGACGCCGTGGTCTACGCGCCGGGGATCTCGTCCTTCTGTCCGATCGAGGAGATCGACGCCGCGACCTGGCGCGAAGTCCTCGACACCAATCTGATCGGTGCGTCCCTCGTCCTGAACTCGGCCATCGCCCACCTCGACGCGAGTGCGGGCAAAGCCGTCGTTATGTCCTCGATCGTGATCGACGATCGACCGCCACGACCCGAGCAGGCCACCTACGTCGTGAGCAAGGTGGCCCTCGAGACCCTCGTCCAGGCCTGGCAGGGCGAGCACCGACGCGTGTCGTTCACGACGATGGCGATCGGCGACGCGCTGAGCGAGTTCGGCGTCGGGCTCGACCCGGCGAAGCTCGCTCACATCGTCGAGCGCTGGAGCGCCGAGGGCTACATGTACGGGCGCATGATGGACGCCGAGAGCGTCGCCGCGGAAGTCGTGAACGCGCTCGCGTCGCGTGAGACGATCCGCCGGATCGCCATCACGCCGCGCTACCAGGAGAGCGAGTCCGCCGAGTAG
- a CDS encoding zinc-binding dehydrogenase, which yields MTLPSEYRRIVSRVGADGTLTLSIDTQPLPEPREHEVLIRVEASPINPSDLGVLLTGADKESLRATGSADAPEVQADIPAAMLRGLGGRTDKAIGVGNEGAGEVVAAGSSEAAQGLIGKTVGAFGGEMYGEYRCLPAAQCIPLAEGTTAAEGASCFVNPLTALGMVETMRREGHTALVHTAAASNLGQMLQKICIADGIDLVNIVRRPEQAELLRGLGAKYVCDSSRDSFMKDLVDALADTGATLAFDATGGGTLTSQILTAMEGALNRNATGHSQYGSTTHKQVYVYGGLDTSETRLSRGFGMAWGIGGWLLPNFLAKIGADAMPLYARVATEIKTTFASHYTKRVSLREALDVDVMRAYGRQATGEKVLIEPNRF from the coding sequence ATGACCCTCCCCAGCGAGTACCGCCGCATCGTGTCACGCGTGGGTGCCGACGGCACCCTCACGCTCTCGATCGACACCCAGCCGCTCCCCGAACCGCGGGAGCACGAAGTGCTGATCCGCGTCGAGGCATCGCCGATCAATCCGTCGGACCTCGGCGTGCTGCTCACCGGCGCCGACAAGGAAAGCCTGCGCGCCACCGGCAGCGCCGACGCGCCCGAGGTCCAGGCCGACATCCCCGCCGCGATGCTGCGAGGCCTGGGCGGTCGCACGGACAAGGCCATCGGCGTGGGCAACGAAGGGGCGGGCGAGGTCGTGGCGGCCGGGTCGTCGGAGGCCGCCCAGGGGCTGATCGGAAAGACGGTCGGCGCCTTCGGCGGGGAGATGTACGGCGAGTACCGCTGCCTGCCGGCCGCGCAGTGCATTCCGCTCGCCGAGGGCACCACGGCCGCCGAGGGCGCGTCGTGTTTCGTGAACCCGCTCACCGCCCTCGGCATGGTCGAGACCATGCGCCGCGAGGGGCACACCGCTCTCGTGCACACCGCTGCCGCCTCGAACCTCGGCCAGATGCTCCAGAAGATCTGCATCGCCGACGGCATCGACCTGGTGAACATCGTGCGGCGCCCGGAGCAGGCCGAACTCCTGCGCGGCCTGGGTGCGAAGTACGTCTGCGACTCGAGCCGTGACTCGTTCATGAAGGATCTCGTGGACGCCCTCGCCGACACCGGCGCCACCCTGGCGTTCGACGCCACGGGCGGCGGGACGCTGACGAGTCAGATCCTCACCGCGATGGAAGGCGCGCTGAACCGAAACGCGACCGGCCACTCCCAGTACGGCTCGACCACCCACAAGCAGGTCTACGTCTACGGGGGTCTCGACACGAGCGAGACGCGGCTCAGCCGCGGGTTCGGGATGGCCTGGGGGATCGGCGGCTGGCTGCTCCCGAACTTCCTGGCGAAGATCGGCGCGGACGCGATGCCGCTCTACGCGCGCGTCGCCACCGAGATCAAGACCACCTTCGCGAGCCACTACACGAAGCGGGTCTCGCTGCGCGAGGCCCTCGACGTGGACGTGATGCGCGCCTACGGGCGCCAGGCCACGGGCGAGAAGGTGCTGATCGAACCCAACCGGTTCTGA
- a CDS encoding NADP-dependent isocitrate dehydrogenase, translated as MSQPSAKIIYTFTDEAPALATFSFLPIIQTFAGVCGVAVETRDISLAGRLLAVFPERMTDTQRQSDDLAELGALTQHPEANIIKLPNISASVPQMKAAIRELQEKGYDLPDYPDDPSSPEEEEIRARYDKVKGSAVNPVLREGNSDRRAPASVKSYARKHPHSMGAWSADSRTHVAHMSGGDFRSNERSTTIAKAGNLRIEHVATDGTTTVLKDAVPVQAGEVVDSTFMSARALREFLEAQVEDAKQQGILFSLHMKATMMKVSDPIIFGHCVEVFYADVFEKHGALLQELGANPNNGLGNVLAALEGATPEQRAAVEADIEAVYAKRPGLAMVDSDRGITNLHVPSDIIIDASMPAMIRTSGQMWDSAGEQQDAKAVIPDSSYAGIYQATIDFCKQHGAFDPSTMGSVPNVGLMAQKAEEYGSHDKTFELAAAGTVRVVDESGNALLEHSVEAGDIWRMCQVKDLPIQDWVKLAVSRARATGAPAVFWLDETRAHDAELIPKVKRYLEDHDTSGLTVEILAPVDAARYSLERIREGKDTISVTGNVLRDYLTDLFPILELGTSAKMLSIVPLMNGGGLFETGAGGSAPKHVQQFQKENHLRWDSLGEFLALAVSLEHLADATGNPGARIMGTALDAATGKLLDNAKSPSRKVNELDNRGSQFYLALYWAQALAAQTEDADLAARFAPLAKRLAADEAAIVEELNAVQGPPMDVGGYYMPDPERASGAMRPSARFNAALDSLG; from the coding sequence ATGAGCCAACCCAGCGCGAAGATCATCTACACCTTCACCGACGAAGCCCCCGCCCTCGCCACGTTCTCGTTCCTGCCGATCATCCAGACTTTTGCCGGGGTCTGCGGGGTCGCGGTCGAGACGCGCGACATCTCGCTCGCCGGACGCCTGCTCGCGGTGTTCCCCGAGCGCATGACCGACACCCAGCGCCAGAGCGACGACCTCGCCGAGCTGGGCGCGCTCACCCAGCACCCGGAAGCCAACATCATCAAGCTGCCGAACATCAGTGCGTCGGTGCCCCAGATGAAGGCCGCGATCCGCGAGCTGCAGGAGAAGGGCTACGACCTGCCCGACTATCCGGACGACCCGAGCTCACCGGAAGAGGAAGAGATCCGCGCCCGCTACGACAAGGTGAAGGGCAGCGCCGTGAACCCCGTGCTGCGCGAGGGCAACTCGGACCGACGCGCGCCGGCCTCGGTGAAGAGCTACGCGCGCAAGCACCCGCACTCGATGGGCGCCTGGTCCGCCGACTCGAGAACCCACGTCGCGCACATGAGCGGCGGCGATTTCCGTTCGAACGAACGTTCGACGACGATCGCGAAGGCCGGGAACCTGCGCATCGAGCACGTGGCGACCGACGGCACGACCACGGTGCTGAAGGACGCGGTGCCCGTGCAGGCGGGCGAGGTGGTCGATTCCACCTTCATGAGTGCACGCGCCTTGCGGGAGTTCCTCGAGGCCCAGGTCGAAGACGCGAAGCAACAGGGCATCCTGTTCTCGCTGCACATGAAGGCGACGATGATGAAGGTCTCGGACCCGATCATCTTCGGCCACTGTGTCGAGGTCTTCTACGCCGACGTCTTCGAGAAGCACGGCGCACTTCTCCAGGAACTCGGCGCCAACCCGAACAACGGGCTGGGCAACGTCCTGGCCGCGCTCGAAGGCGCTACGCCCGAACAGCGCGCCGCCGTCGAAGCCGACATCGAGGCGGTCTACGCCAAGCGCCCCGGCCTCGCGATGGTCGATTCGGACCGCGGCATCACCAACCTGCACGTGCCGAGCGACATCATCATCGACGCCTCGATGCCGGCGATGATCCGCACTTCCGGGCAGATGTGGGACTCGGCGGGCGAGCAGCAGGACGCGAAGGCGGTGATCCCGGACAGCAGCTACGCCGGCATCTACCAGGCCACCATCGACTTCTGCAAGCAGCACGGCGCCTTCGATCCGTCCACGATGGGTTCGGTCCCCAACGTCGGGCTGATGGCCCAGAAGGCCGAGGAGTACGGCTCGCACGACAAGACCTTCGAGCTGGCCGCGGCCGGCACGGTTCGCGTGGTCGACGAGAGTGGCAACGCGCTGCTCGAGCACAGCGTCGAAGCGGGCGACATCTGGCGCATGTGCCAGGTGAAGGACCTGCCGATCCAAGACTGGGTCAAGCTCGCGGTCAGCCGCGCACGGGCCACCGGCGCCCCGGCCGTCTTCTGGCTCGACGAGACGCGCGCCCACGACGCCGAGCTGATCCCCAAGGTGAAGCGCTACCTCGAGGATCACGACACCAGCGGCCTGACCGTGGAGATCCTCGCGCCGGTGGACGCCGCGCGGTACTCGCTCGAGCGCATCCGCGAGGGCAAGGACACCATCTCGGTCACCGGCAACGTGCTGCGCGACTACCTCACCGACCTCTTCCCGATCCTCGAGCTCGGCACCAGCGCGAAGATGCTCTCGATCGTCCCGCTGATGAACGGGGGCGGCCTCTTCGAGACCGGCGCCGGCGGTTCGGCACCGAAGCACGTTCAGCAGTTCCAGAAGGAGAACCACCTGCGGTGGGACTCGCTCGGCGAGTTCCTGGCGCTGGCGGTCAGCCTCGAACACCTGGCCGACGCTACGGGCAACCCGGGTGCGCGCATCATGGGCACCGCCCTGGACGCCGCCACCGGGAAGCTGCTCGACAACGCGAAGTCGCCGTCGCGGAAGGTCAACGAACTCGACAACCGCGGCAGCCAGTTCTACCTCGCGCTCTACTGGGCCCAGGCGCTCGCCGCCCAGACCGAGGATGCCGACCTCGCGGCGCGCTTCGCGCCGCTGGCGAAGCGCCTGGCCGCCGACGAGGCCGCTATCGTCGAGGAGCTGAACGCCGTGCAGGGGCCGCCGATGGACGTCGGTGGCTACTACATGCCCGATCCCGAGCGCGCCTCAGGCGCCATGCGACCCAGCGCGCGCTTCAATGCCGCACTCGATTCGCTCGGCTGA
- a CDS encoding serine hydrolase — translation MALTAPACADEWPRSTPAQLELDAQGLDALVRDLREGRLPYVRSLLVARHGRLAVEEYAAGVSPDDLQHLQSVTKTVTSALIGIAVERGLLSLDESVVDVLEPFHPTLRFDDARKRSITIEHLLTMRSGTGYHERGFDSPHSRLNQMASGWPRYYLDLPMLRDPGTHFQYDSGGVILLSSILHARSGLHADAFAEKYLFGPLGISNVRWFRNREGHPHTGGGLWMRPRDVAKVGQLYLQGGRWEGRQVVPASWVARSTSRQVRLERPTESASGYGYLWWIRSLAPGDAPNGDGVISAEGFQGQYLFLVPSMDLVVVVTSKAPVPEQDRPIEFLYTHILGQGSVPAAPAP, via the coding sequence GTGGCGCTCACCGCCCCCGCGTGCGCGGACGAGTGGCCCCGCTCGACCCCCGCCCAGCTCGAGCTGGACGCGCAGGGGCTCGATGCGCTGGTCCGCGATCTGCGCGAAGGCCGTCTCCCCTACGTTCGTTCGCTGCTGGTCGCGCGGCACGGCCGTCTCGCCGTCGAGGAATACGCGGCTGGGGTCTCGCCGGACGATCTCCAACACCTCCAATCGGTCACGAAGACGGTGACCTCGGCGCTGATCGGGATCGCCGTCGAACGTGGGCTCCTCTCCCTCGACGAATCCGTCGTGGACGTCCTCGAACCCTTCCACCCGACGCTCCGCTTCGACGATGCGCGCAAGCGCAGCATCACGATCGAGCATCTTCTGACGATGCGTAGCGGCACCGGCTACCACGAGCGGGGCTTCGACTCGCCCCACTCGCGACTCAACCAAATGGCCTCGGGCTGGCCCCGCTATTACCTCGACCTGCCGATGCTTCGCGATCCGGGCACCCACTTCCAGTACGACAGTGGCGGCGTGATTCTCTTGTCGAGCATTCTGCACGCGCGCAGCGGCCTGCACGCCGATGCGTTCGCCGAGAAGTACCTGTTCGGCCCGCTCGGGATCTCAAACGTGCGCTGGTTTCGCAACCGCGAGGGGCACCCGCACACGGGTGGAGGACTCTGGATGCGCCCCCGCGACGTCGCGAAGGTCGGCCAGCTCTACCTCCAAGGGGGCCGTTGGGAGGGTCGCCAGGTCGTCCCGGCTTCCTGGGTCGCGCGTTCCACGTCTCGCCAGGTCCGCCTCGAGCGCCCGACCGAGAGCGCATCCGGCTACGGCTACCTGTGGTGGATCCGATCCCTGGCGCCCGGCGACGCGCCGAACGGCGATGGCGTGATCTCCGCCGAGGGCTTCCAGGGCCAATACCTCTTCCTCGTCCCGAGCATGGATCTCGTCGTGGTGGTGACCTCGAAGGCGCCGGTCCCCGAACAGGATCGTCCGATCGAGTTCCTGTACACGCACATCCTCGGTCAGGGCTCGGTTCCCGCCGCTCCGGCTCCCTGA
- a CDS encoding helix-turn-helix domain-containing protein, producing MARGTRDPGPPPSRRGTKGERTRTRILDAAEAGFAERGFDGVSLREIAAEAGIREPGLYNYFAGKRALYAAVLDRALQPMADALEAAHTIPAASLPGRMMDLLAEHPRLPAFFQQALQGQAGEAAPLVDAWLDRLFAQGLAAAPPAGASGEDRSEAAIRVLAMFHLVTGYFLSERAFSRMAEGRLLDPENLARQKKLLARVARAMGRGGA from the coding sequence GTGGCCCGCGGAACCCGAGACCCCGGCCCCCCGCCCTCACGACGCGGGACCAAGGGCGAGCGCACCCGCACGCGGATCCTCGACGCCGCCGAGGCGGGCTTTGCCGAACGCGGCTTCGACGGTGTTTCGCTGCGCGAGATCGCGGCGGAAGCCGGGATCCGCGAGCCCGGCCTCTACAACTACTTCGCGGGGAAGCGCGCGCTCTACGCCGCCGTGCTCGACCGCGCCCTGCAGCCGATGGCCGACGCCCTCGAAGCCGCGCACACCATCCCGGCCGCCAGCCTGCCCGGGCGCATGATGGACCTGCTCGCCGAACATCCCCGTCTCCCCGCGTTCTTCCAGCAGGCGCTCCAGGGCCAGGCCGGAGAGGCGGCGCCGCTGGTCGATGCCTGGCTCGATCGGCTCTTCGCCCAGGGGCTGGCGGCTGCGCCCCCCGCCGGTGCCTCGGGCGAGGACCGCAGCGAGGCGGCGATCCGGGTCCTCGCCATGTTCCATCTGGTCACGGGGTACTTCCTGTCCGAGCGCGCCTTCTCCCGCATGGCCGAGGGGCGTCTGCTCGATCCGGAGAACCTCGCGCGCCAGAAGAAGCTGCTCGCGCGGGTCGCGCGGGCGATGGGTCGAGGAGGCGCCTAG
- a CDS encoding aromatic-ring-hydroxylating dioxygenase subunit beta: MPAEGVTPELQLRVEQWYYREARLLDGREYQKWLALCAPDIRYVVPGRGNPLVDNAEQGQESMLSVERELEGIESDGLPIRDETLPYLMLRVERSYKPNAWSENPPARTRRLVGNVEILGREGDRLSIVSAFHLYYTRPGSADFLYAGQRRDVLVADAESDYRIARREVVLDLAEIRYPTLGLFF; encoded by the coding sequence ATGCCGGCTGAGGGTGTCACCCCCGAGCTCCAGCTGCGCGTGGAGCAGTGGTACTACCGGGAAGCCCGGCTCCTCGACGGGCGCGAGTACCAGAAGTGGCTCGCCCTGTGCGCACCGGACATCCGCTACGTGGTGCCGGGGCGCGGCAACCCGCTGGTCGACAACGCGGAGCAGGGGCAGGAGTCGATGCTCTCGGTGGAACGCGAGCTCGAGGGCATCGAGTCGGATGGGCTCCCGATCCGCGACGAGACGCTGCCCTACCTGATGCTTCGCGTCGAACGCAGCTACAAGCCCAACGCCTGGTCCGAGAACCCGCCCGCGCGCACGCGCCGGCTGGTCGGAAACGTCGAGATCCTCGGACGCGAAGGCGATCGGCTCTCGATCGTGAGCGCCTTCCATCTCTATTACACCCGCCCAGGGAGCGCCGACTTCCTCTACGCCGGTCAGCGCCGCGACGTGCTGGTGGCCGACGCCGAAAGTGACTACCGGATCGCGCGTCGCGAAGTGGTGCTCGACCTGGCCGAGATCCGCTATCCCACGCTCGGTCTGTTCTTCTAG
- a CDS encoding phosphotransferase, with amino-acid sequence MRVPDLPLYDEPQAIPTDWVAAVLRHAGFDVELRGFTYTPVGTGQMADNYRLQLDYAAAVPGAPTTLVVKVPASNPTSRQSGASGAYLTEVNFYQQLASQLAIRTPRCLHADISPENDGFVLVLEDLAPCEQGDQIRGASVAEAEIALRNLAGLHAPSWAGGALENADWVGSASPEVAAMMSQILIASTETFIERYADRMHPDDAPVLRRFAAGCERWLLDSPGRRALVHGDYRLDNLLFATDAGGAPVATVDWQTVAWGSPGRDVAYFLGNSFPPELRRTHEGALLAAYRDELAKLGVGGYDADACLEDYRHGLFQGPLVTVLGSIAVEPTERGNDMFMAMCSRACQAIRDHESDALLA; translated from the coding sequence ATGCGCGTTCCCGACCTTCCGCTCTACGACGAGCCCCAGGCGATCCCCACCGATTGGGTCGCAGCGGTCCTGCGTCACGCGGGCTTCGACGTGGAGCTGCGCGGTTTCACGTATACCCCGGTCGGGACCGGCCAGATGGCCGACAACTACCGGCTCCAGCTCGACTACGCCGCGGCCGTGCCCGGCGCGCCGACCACTCTCGTGGTGAAGGTGCCCGCCTCGAACCCCACCAGTCGGCAGTCGGGCGCGTCGGGCGCCTACCTCACCGAGGTCAACTTCTACCAACAGCTCGCCTCCCAGCTCGCGATCCGCACGCCGCGCTGCCTGCACGCCGACATCAGCCCCGAGAACGACGGCTTCGTGTTGGTGCTCGAAGACCTGGCGCCGTGTGAGCAGGGCGACCAGATCCGCGGCGCCTCGGTCGCCGAGGCCGAGATCGCGCTGCGCAACCTCGCCGGGCTCCATGCGCCGAGCTGGGCGGGGGGCGCGCTCGAGAACGCCGACTGGGTCGGTTCGGCCAGCCCCGAGGTCGCGGCGATGATGTCCCAGATCCTCATCGCGAGTACCGAGACCTTCATCGAGCGGTACGCCGACCGCATGCACCCGGACGACGCGCCCGTCCTGCGTCGCTTCGCCGCCGGATGCGAACGCTGGCTCCTCGATTCGCCGGGCCGCCGCGCGCTGGTCCACGGGGACTACCGGCTCGACAACCTCCTCTTCGCCACGGACGCGGGCGGCGCGCCGGTCGCCACCGTCGACTGGCAGACCGTGGCCTGGGGCTCGCCGGGCCGCGACGTCGCGTATTTCCTGGGCAACAGCTTCCCCCCGGAGCTGCGTCGCACCCACGAGGGTGCTTTGCTGGCAGCCTACCGGGACGAACTCGCGAAGCTGGGCGTCGGGGGCTACGACGCCGACGCCTGCCTCGAGGACTACCGGCACGGCCTCTTTCAGGGACCCCTGGTCACCGTGCTGGGCTCGATTGCGGTGGAGCCCACCGAGCGCGGGAACGACATGTTCATGGCGATGTGTTCTCGCGCCTGCCAGGCGATCCGCGACCACGAGAGCGACGCGCTGCTGGCCTAG